Proteins from one Amycolatopsis benzoatilytica AK 16/65 genomic window:
- a CDS encoding cupin domain-containing protein, which translates to MEPEWRTLSMVEGRPLVGGTGLIRERARAEHGLAYEIRYPAGVASAEHSHDHDSIVHVLEGRVRGTVDGVWGEFGPGDVVVHPRGVRHHVEAVTDSRWIEFAAPLPGCSPVERKAKRPGRAARAFRGD; encoded by the coding sequence ATGGAACCCGAGTGGCGGACGCTGTCGATGGTGGAAGGCCGGCCGCTGGTCGGCGGGACCGGGCTGATCCGCGAGCGAGCGCGGGCCGAACACGGTCTGGCGTACGAAATCCGGTACCCGGCCGGGGTCGCGTCGGCGGAGCACAGCCACGACCACGACAGCATCGTGCACGTGCTGGAAGGGCGGGTGCGGGGCACCGTCGACGGCGTCTGGGGCGAGTTCGGGCCGGGCGATGTCGTGGTGCATCCGCGCGGGGTGCGCCATCACGTCGAAGCGGTGACCGACAGCCGGTGGATCGAGTTCGCCGCACCGTTGCCCGGGTGCTCGCCGGTGGAGCGAAAAGCGAAACGCCCGGGCCGTGCGGCCCGGGCGTTTCGAGGGGACTGA
- a CDS encoding DUF6319 family protein translates to MSVEALTHDEDTAAETAAASAPQAAGTPEAPAVAEPAAASEPETASTEPAPEPASAESPKPKRGRPKATPSTAKKTRTVELTLTVTGTADGEWQAELKNGAKWVAKGLAIPAAAVSRAAKELHDDLSGPIDEVINAAREAQAAKVAQLEAELEAAKAALAELDS, encoded by the coding sequence ATGTCCGTGGAAGCCTTGACGCACGACGAGGACACTGCGGCCGAAACGGCAGCGGCGTCAGCGCCGCAGGCCGCCGGCACCCCGGAGGCCCCGGCCGTCGCTGAGCCCGCCGCCGCGTCCGAGCCGGAGACCGCTTCGACGGAACCGGCTCCCGAACCGGCGTCGGCCGAATCGCCGAAGCCGAAACGCGGCCGCCCGAAGGCGACCCCGTCGACGGCGAAGAAGACCCGCACCGTCGAGCTCACGCTCACCGTCACCGGCACCGCCGACGGCGAGTGGCAGGCCGAGCTGAAGAACGGCGCGAAGTGGGTCGCGAAGGGCCTGGCGATCCCGGCCGCGGCGGTCTCGCGCGCGGCGAAGGAGCTGCACGACGACCTGTCCGGCCCGATCGACGAGGTCATCAACGCGGCCCGTGAGGCGCAGGCGGCGAAGGTCGCCCAGCTGGAAGCGGAGCTGGAAGCCGCGAAGGCGGCGCTGGCCGAGCTCGACAGCTGA
- the acs gene encoding acetate--CoA ligase, with product MTEQSPALDNLLTESRTFPPSEQFAGQANAKADLYAAADADREAFWAAQAERLSWDTKWSQVLDWTNAPFAKWFVGGKLNVAYNCVDRHVESGHGEQVAIHWVGEPGDTRDITYAELKDEVSRAANALSSLGVGAGDVVAIQLQMVPEAIFAMLACARIGALHSVVFGGFSPTALRARVDDAAAKIVITSDGQYRRGKAAPMKANVDEALQGAETVQKVIVVKRTGSDLEGETPWTEGRDLWWHELVDSQSAEHTPEAFDSEHPLFILYTSGTTGRPKGILHTSGGYLTQTAYTHNVVFDHKPGEDVYWCTADIGWITGHSYIVYGPLANRVTQVVYEGTPNTPHEGRHWEIVQKYKVSIYYTAPTLIRTFMKWGEDIPAKYDLSSLRVLGSVGEPINPEAWIWYREKIGANTTPVVDTWWQTETGAIMISPLPGVTAAKPGSAQRALPGISAKVVDDTGSEVARGGGGYLVLDKPWPSMLRGVWGDDERFRETYWSRFAEQGYYFAGDGAKYDADGDVWLLGRVDDVMNVSGHRISTTEVESALVSHPTVAEAAVVGATDPTTGQGIVAFVILRGNAVDGGDNAVQELRNHVAKEIGPIAKPRQIMVVAELPKTRSGKIMRRLLRDVAENRQIGDVTTLADSSVMDLISSGLKSGKEE from the coding sequence ATGACCGAGCAGTCCCCAGCATTGGACAACCTGCTCACGGAGAGCCGTACGTTTCCGCCGAGTGAACAGTTCGCTGGTCAGGCGAACGCGAAGGCGGATTTGTATGCGGCCGCGGACGCTGATCGGGAGGCGTTCTGGGCGGCGCAGGCGGAGCGGCTGTCGTGGGACACGAAGTGGTCGCAGGTTTTGGACTGGACCAATGCGCCGTTCGCGAAGTGGTTCGTGGGCGGGAAGCTGAACGTCGCGTACAACTGCGTGGACCGGCATGTGGAGTCCGGGCACGGGGAGCAGGTGGCGATCCATTGGGTCGGGGAGCCGGGCGACACTCGTGACATCACGTACGCGGAGTTGAAGGACGAGGTGTCGCGGGCGGCGAACGCGTTGTCGTCGCTGGGCGTGGGCGCGGGCGACGTGGTGGCGATCCAGCTGCAGATGGTGCCCGAGGCGATTTTCGCGATGCTGGCGTGCGCGCGGATCGGGGCGTTGCACAGCGTGGTGTTCGGCGGGTTTTCGCCGACGGCGCTGCGGGCGCGGGTGGACGACGCGGCGGCGAAGATCGTGATCACGTCGGACGGGCAGTACCGTCGCGGCAAGGCCGCGCCGATGAAGGCGAACGTCGACGAAGCGTTGCAGGGCGCGGAAACCGTCCAGAAGGTCATCGTCGTCAAGCGCACCGGCAGCGACCTCGAAGGCGAGACGCCGTGGACCGAGGGCCGCGACCTGTGGTGGCACGAACTGGTCGACAGCCAGTCCGCTGAGCACACCCCGGAAGCGTTCGACTCCGAGCATCCGCTGTTCATCCTGTACACGTCAGGCACCACGGGCCGGCCGAAGGGCATTCTGCACACGTCCGGCGGCTACCTGACCCAGACCGCGTACACCCACAACGTCGTCTTCGACCACAAGCCGGGCGAGGACGTCTACTGGTGCACCGCCGACATCGGCTGGATCACCGGGCACTCCTACATCGTGTACGGGCCGTTGGCGAACCGGGTGACGCAGGTGGTGTACGAGGGCACGCCGAACACGCCGCACGAGGGGCGGCATTGGGAGATCGTCCAGAAGTACAAGGTGTCGATTTATTACACGGCGCCGACGTTGATCCGGACGTTCATGAAGTGGGGCGAGGACATTCCGGCGAAGTACGACCTGTCGAGCCTGCGGGTGCTCGGGTCGGTGGGCGAGCCGATCAACCCGGAGGCGTGGATCTGGTACCGGGAGAAGATCGGCGCGAACACGACGCCGGTGGTGGACACCTGGTGGCAGACCGAGACCGGCGCGATCATGATCTCGCCGCTGCCCGGGGTGACCGCGGCGAAGCCGGGGTCGGCGCAGCGGGCGCTGCCGGGGATTTCGGCGAAGGTCGTGGACGACACCGGCAGCGAGGTGGCCCGCGGCGGCGGCGGGTACCTGGTGCTGGACAAGCCGTGGCCCTCGATGCTGCGCGGGGTGTGGGGCGACGACGAGCGGTTCCGCGAGACGTACTGGTCGCGGTTCGCCGAGCAGGGCTACTACTTCGCCGGCGACGGCGCGAAGTACGACGCGGACGGCGACGTCTGGCTGCTGGGCCGGGTCGACGACGTGATGAACGTGTCCGGGCACCGGATCTCGACCACCGAGGTCGAGTCCGCGCTGGTGTCGCACCCGACGGTCGCCGAGGCCGCGGTCGTGGGCGCGACCGACCCGACGACCGGGCAGGGCATCGTCGCGTTCGTGATCCTGCGCGGCAACGCCGTGGACGGAGGGGACAACGCGGTGCAGGAGCTGCGCAACCACGTCGCGAAGGAGATCGGGCCGATCGCGAAGCCGCGGCAGATCATGGTCGTGGCCGAGCTGCCCAAGACCCGCTCCGGCAAGATCATGCGCCGTCTGCTGCGCGACGTCGCCGAAAACCGCCAGATCGGCGACGTCACCACGCTCGCCGACTCCTCGGTGATGGACCTCATCTCCTCCGGGCTGAAGTCCGGCAAGGAGGAGTAA
- a CDS encoding GNAT family N-acetyltransferase, with translation MTWTEHPILTGRHVRLEPLTASHAAGLLEAGSDPGIWAWLSLRQPADLGETETMIKNALADPDRRAWAQIDLASGRVAGTTSYYQVVAQHRILSIGHTWIGAGFQRTALNTEAKFLLLRNAFEDWGAQRVGWETDVRNLRSQRAIERLGALREGILRAHRIRPDGTSRDTVLYSMTDAEWPGARARLLARLG, from the coding sequence GTGACCTGGACCGAGCACCCCATTCTGACCGGCCGCCACGTACGGCTCGAACCCCTGACCGCCAGCCATGCGGCCGGCCTGCTCGAGGCCGGCTCCGATCCGGGAATCTGGGCCTGGCTGAGCCTGCGCCAGCCCGCCGACCTCGGCGAAACCGAAACGATGATCAAGAACGCGCTCGCCGACCCGGACCGCCGCGCGTGGGCGCAGATCGACCTTGCCTCCGGCCGCGTCGCCGGCACCACTTCTTATTACCAGGTAGTAGCCCAGCATCGGATCCTGTCCATCGGGCACACCTGGATCGGCGCCGGCTTCCAGCGCACCGCGCTCAACACAGAGGCCAAGTTCCTGCTGCTGCGCAACGCCTTCGAAGACTGGGGAGCGCAGCGCGTCGGGTGGGAGACCGACGTCCGCAACCTCCGGTCGCAGCGGGCCATCGAACGGCTCGGCGCGCTGCGCGAGGGGATCCTCCGGGCGCATCGGATCCGGCCAGACGGCACGAGCCGCGACACGGTGCTCTACTCGATGACAGACGCCGAGTGGCCGGGCGCGCGGGCCCGGCTGCTCGCCCGCCTCGGCTGA
- a CDS encoding phosphoribosyltransferase, with protein sequence MAEEREELTWELFGSASRELAEAVAADGFAPDLILSIARGGLFVAGALGYALDVKNLHVMNVEFYTGVDQRLDLPVMLPPVPNVVDLTHKKVLVTDDVADTGATLKLVRDFCADHVADVRCAVVYEKPASTVKCEYVWKRTDRWINFPWSVLPPVVERSGQVLDA encoded by the coding sequence ATGGCCGAGGAGCGAGAAGAGCTCACCTGGGAGTTGTTCGGTTCGGCCAGCCGGGAGCTGGCCGAAGCGGTGGCCGCGGACGGGTTCGCGCCGGACCTCATCCTGTCCATCGCGCGCGGCGGGCTGTTCGTCGCCGGCGCGCTCGGGTACGCGCTGGACGTGAAGAACCTGCACGTGATGAACGTGGAGTTCTACACCGGTGTGGACCAGCGGCTGGACCTGCCGGTCATGCTGCCGCCGGTGCCCAACGTGGTGGATCTCACACACAAGAAGGTGCTGGTCACCGACGATGTCGCGGACACCGGCGCGACGCTGAAGCTGGTTCGCGACTTCTGCGCCGACCATGTCGCGGACGTGCGCTGCGCGGTGGTCTACGAGAAGCCGGCTTCGACGGTGAAATGCGAGTACGTGTGGAAGCGGACCGACCGCTGGATCAACTTCCCGTGGTCGGTGCTGCCCCCAGTGGTGGAGCGGTCGGGGCAGGTGCTGGACGCATGA
- a CDS encoding 3-hydroxybutyrate dehydrogenase translates to MTRDLQGRTALVTGGGSGIGLACVRALAEAGAKVHVVDVAGPAAEAAADEVGGQAHVVDLTDPAELATLPSDVDVLVNNAGVQHVAPLPEFPPERFAFIQSLMVTAPFLLIRRCLPAMYARGWGRIVNMSSVHGLRASPYKAAYVAAKHALEGLSKVAALEGAEHGVTSNCVNPGYVRTPLVDGQIQAQADEHGVTPEDVLEQVLLRRAAIKRLIEPADVADLVVWLCGRHAGQLTGASLPVDGGWTAG, encoded by the coding sequence ATGACCAGGGACCTGCAGGGCCGCACCGCGTTGGTGACCGGTGGCGGCAGCGGCATCGGCCTCGCCTGCGTGCGGGCGCTTGCCGAGGCCGGAGCGAAGGTGCACGTGGTCGACGTCGCCGGTCCGGCGGCGGAGGCGGCGGCGGACGAGGTCGGCGGCCAGGCGCACGTCGTGGATCTGACCGATCCAGCGGAGCTGGCGACCTTGCCCTCGGACGTCGACGTGCTCGTCAACAACGCGGGCGTCCAGCACGTCGCCCCGCTGCCGGAATTCCCTCCGGAGCGGTTCGCGTTCATCCAGTCGTTGATGGTGACCGCGCCGTTCTTGTTGATCCGCCGGTGCCTGCCCGCGATGTACGCGCGGGGCTGGGGCCGGATCGTGAACATGTCCAGCGTGCACGGGCTGCGCGCAAGTCCGTACAAGGCCGCGTACGTCGCGGCGAAGCACGCGCTCGAAGGACTGTCCAAAGTGGCCGCACTGGAAGGCGCGGAACACGGTGTGACCAGCAATTGCGTGAATCCCGGTTACGTGCGGACGCCGTTGGTCGACGGGCAGATCCAGGCGCAGGCGGACGAGCACGGCGTCACGCCGGAAGACGTGCTCGAACAGGTGCTGCTGCGCCGGGCCGCGATCAAGCGGCTGATCGAACCCGCGGACGTCGCCGATCTCGTGGTGTGGCTGTGCGGCCGGCACGCCGGGCAGCTCACCGGCGCTTCCCTTCCGGTCGACGGCGGCTGGACCGCCGGCTAA
- a CDS encoding MFS transporter — translation MDSSRKMLLRVAGASLVGTTIEWYDFFLYASAAALVFNKLFFPTADPLTGTLLALLTYAVGFLARPIGGLVFGHFGDRIGRKKLLVVSLLMMGGSTFAMGLLPTYAAIGVVAPLLLTLLRLVQGFALGGEWGGAVLLVSEHGDDRRRGFWASWPQTGAPAGNLLATAVLAVLASTQSDATFQAWGWRVPFLLSGVLVVIGLWIRLAVSESPVFVAAQAAADEREQAPIVDVFRGHFRALAVTFGARIAENVSYYVITAFILVYVTTGLHLPKATGLTAVLVASAVHFVTIPLWGLLSDQIGRKPVYLFGVVGMAGWSFGFFWLLDLRTTGSVIGAAVVGLLLHGAMYGPQAAFFAEQFPTRVRYTGLSVGGQLSSIAAGAVAPLIAVALFEAYRTTVPVSIYVAAMCALSLVALLVARETRGRSLHETAVEQQASMTA, via the coding sequence ATGGACAGTTCACGGAAGATGCTGCTCCGCGTCGCCGGTGCCAGCCTGGTCGGCACCACCATCGAGTGGTACGACTTTTTCCTCTACGCCTCCGCCGCCGCGCTGGTGTTCAACAAGCTCTTCTTCCCGACCGCCGATCCGCTCACCGGCACCCTGCTGGCGTTGCTGACCTATGCGGTCGGCTTCCTGGCCCGGCCGATCGGCGGGCTCGTGTTCGGTCACTTCGGCGACCGGATCGGGCGGAAGAAACTGCTGGTGGTGAGCCTGCTGATGATGGGCGGCTCGACTTTCGCGATGGGCCTGTTGCCTACCTACGCCGCGATCGGCGTGGTCGCGCCGCTCCTGCTGACGCTGCTGCGGCTCGTCCAAGGCTTCGCGCTCGGCGGCGAATGGGGCGGCGCGGTGCTGCTGGTTTCCGAGCACGGCGACGACCGGCGGCGCGGCTTCTGGGCGTCCTGGCCGCAGACCGGTGCTCCCGCGGGGAACCTGCTGGCCACGGCGGTCCTGGCGGTCCTGGCGTCGACCCAGTCGGACGCGACGTTCCAGGCGTGGGGCTGGCGCGTCCCGTTCCTGCTCTCCGGGGTGCTTGTGGTGATCGGGCTGTGGATCCGGCTCGCCGTTTCGGAATCGCCGGTGTTCGTCGCCGCGCAGGCCGCCGCGGACGAGCGCGAGCAGGCACCGATCGTCGACGTGTTCCGCGGGCACTTCCGCGCACTGGCGGTCACCTTCGGCGCGCGCATCGCGGAGAACGTGTCCTACTACGTGATCACCGCGTTCATCCTGGTCTACGTGACGACCGGGCTGCACCTGCCGAAGGCGACCGGACTGACCGCCGTCCTGGTCGCGTCCGCGGTGCACTTCGTGACGATTCCGTTGTGGGGACTGCTTTCCGACCAGATCGGCCGCAAGCCGGTGTACCTGTTCGGCGTCGTCGGAATGGCGGGCTGGTCGTTCGGCTTCTTCTGGCTGCTCGACCTGCGCACCACCGGTTCGGTGATCGGCGCGGCGGTGGTCGGGCTTCTGCTGCACGGCGCGATGTACGGACCGCAGGCGGCGTTCTTCGCCGAGCAGTTCCCGACGCGGGTCCGCTACACCGGTCTTTCCGTGGGCGGTCAGCTGTCGTCGATCGCTGCGGGCGCGGTCGCTCCGTTGATCGCTGTCGCACTCTTCGAGGCGTACCGCACTACGGTCCCGGTTTCGATCTACGTCGCCGCGATGTGCGCGTTGTCGCTGGTCGCGCTGCTTGTCGCGCGTGAGACTCGTGGCAGGTCGCTGCACGAGACGGCTGTCGAACAGCAGGCTTCAATGACAGCATGA